In the Candidatus Baltobacteraceae bacterium genome, one interval contains:
- a CDS encoding S53 family peptidase, translating into MTKLLLRSVGRALAITVIASALAACSKSGGSLTPPVTNSGPAASSVASPSRFIQSAAVTATNDTPFSYTPDAVLKPMSSYTPDGGSPLPAPSTCVAAYGLACYVPSQIRAAYNVPSSLDGTGQTIVIVDAFGSPTIASDLKTFSSVFSLPPAKLNILYPTGQPASQNDGWAGETTLDVEWAHAIAPGATIDLVIAPSNLDTDLHAAEQYVIDNHLGSVMSMSFGAPEQAISGGVNNRHMRHADDIYQEAIEAGITSIASSGDSGAEDGQPVPTANFPASDPFVLSVGGTNLFMTDAGAYTSEDVWNDSDPSLCPNGCAYGAFGATGGAPSILFTAPSYQRSLTHEKARTVADVSYDGSVYTAVMVVRTSPLDGKKHYYFTGGTSAGAPQWAGIVALANQSTGESFGFINKKLYSIAKQGSYASAFHDVTVGQNGFGGPGFSAGPGYDIPTGLGTPNVANLINALNGEGDRGDRSYRGE; encoded by the coding sequence ATGACTAAACTACTGCTGCGTTCTGTCGGCAGAGCGCTTGCCATTACCGTTATTGCTTCTGCCCTGGCGGCGTGCTCGAAAAGCGGCGGGTCACTAACGCCGCCGGTAACGAACTCGGGCCCGGCGGCTTCTTCGGTCGCTTCGCCTTCGCGATTCATTCAGTCCGCGGCCGTAACCGCCACGAACGATACACCGTTCAGCTACACGCCCGACGCGGTGTTGAAACCGATGAGTTCCTACACTCCGGACGGAGGCTCGCCGCTTCCGGCGCCGTCGACGTGCGTTGCGGCCTACGGTTTGGCGTGTTACGTACCGAGTCAGATCCGGGCCGCGTACAACGTTCCATCCTCGCTCGATGGAACCGGGCAAACCATCGTAATTGTGGACGCTTTCGGAAGCCCGACGATCGCATCGGATCTAAAGACGTTCTCCAGCGTTTTTAGCCTGCCGCCCGCAAAGCTGAATATTCTCTACCCCACGGGCCAACCGGCCTCGCAAAATGACGGATGGGCAGGCGAGACCACGCTCGACGTGGAGTGGGCACACGCGATAGCGCCGGGTGCGACCATCGATCTGGTGATCGCTCCGAGCAATCTGGATACCGATCTCCACGCCGCCGAGCAATACGTCATCGACAATCATTTGGGAAGCGTGATGTCCATGAGCTTCGGCGCGCCGGAGCAAGCGATTTCCGGTGGCGTGAACAACCGGCATATGCGCCATGCCGACGACATCTACCAGGAGGCGATCGAAGCGGGCATCACCTCGATCGCGAGTTCCGGCGACAGCGGTGCCGAAGACGGCCAACCGGTGCCGACCGCCAATTTTCCGGCCTCAGATCCATTCGTCTTGTCGGTTGGCGGCACGAACCTTTTCATGACTGATGCCGGAGCATACACTTCGGAGGACGTTTGGAATGACTCAGATCCGAGCCTCTGCCCGAACGGCTGTGCCTACGGCGCATTTGGCGCGACCGGCGGGGCGCCGAGTATCTTGTTTACAGCCCCGTCGTACCAGAGAAGTCTCACGCACGAAAAAGCTCGCACGGTCGCTGACGTGAGCTACGATGGCTCCGTGTATACGGCGGTAATGGTCGTACGGACCTCTCCCCTTGACGGGAAGAAGCACTACTATTTCACCGGTGGAACGAGCGCCGGTGCGCCGCAGTGGGCCGGGATTGTCGCGCTCGCCAACCAGTCTACGGGCGAGTCGTTCGGGTTCATCAACAAAAAGCTCTATAGCATCGCAAAACAGGGTTCGTATGCGTCCGCATTTCACGATGTGACGGTCGGCCAAAACGGATTCGGCGGCCCGGGTTTCTCCGCGGGTCCCGGTTACGATATCCCGACGGGCTTGGGCACGCCGAACGTGGCGAACCTCATCAACGCGCTCAACGGCGAGGGCGATCGCGGCGATCGCAGTTATCGTGGTGAGTGA